A genome region from Gemmatimonadaceae bacterium includes the following:
- the ricT gene encoding regulatory iron-sulfur-containing complex subunit RicT, whose translation MAHLVEVAFRGNRKEFFLWDYPDPPALKSAIIVDADRGEDLGYVHSLGELAQIRSGGCAHGCGTSAPTRKALRMATARDRAAAEDLRKLNGEARLKAMERVRANGLVMKLSDAEWQWDRKKLTFYFTAEKRVDFRNLVRDLAALFRARIELKQIGVRDEAKRLDGIGRCGRQYCSASWLPELRPVNLGVAKDQRLSLNPAQISGACGRLMCCLRYEHEFYVQSRKRFPKEGRIVTTSRGEEKVLAIDIFREQLTLRSAEGETRVVALADFNREIGGVAGTAGEPETAVSDSLTQEEEQTENGFDISPELMYTSEHEVATVRELIVLELTDSAESGDAVPPTGMEEDANAATRAGDRDDSGARRRRGRRGGRRGRGGEQGEH comes from the coding sequence TTGGCTCATCTCGTAGAAGTCGCCTTCAGGGGAAACCGCAAGGAATTCTTCCTCTGGGACTATCCCGATCCTCCAGCGCTGAAATCAGCGATCATCGTGGATGCCGACCGCGGTGAGGATCTGGGCTACGTGCACTCGCTTGGCGAGCTGGCGCAGATCAGGAGCGGCGGATGCGCGCACGGTTGCGGCACGTCGGCGCCGACGCGCAAGGCGCTGCGCATGGCGACAGCGCGCGACAGGGCCGCGGCGGAGGATCTGCGCAAGCTGAACGGGGAGGCCCGGCTCAAGGCCATGGAGCGCGTTCGCGCCAACGGCCTGGTGATGAAGCTCTCCGACGCCGAGTGGCAGTGGGACCGCAAGAAGCTGACGTTCTACTTCACCGCCGAAAAGCGCGTGGACTTCCGGAACCTCGTGCGCGATCTGGCGGCGCTCTTCCGCGCGCGCATCGAACTCAAGCAGATCGGCGTTCGCGACGAGGCGAAGCGTCTCGACGGAATCGGCCGCTGCGGGCGGCAGTACTGCTCCGCATCGTGGCTTCCCGAGCTGAGACCGGTGAATCTGGGCGTCGCGAAAGACCAGCGGCTGTCGCTCAATCCGGCGCAGATCTCGGGTGCGTGCGGGCGCCTCATGTGCTGCCTGCGCTACGAGCACGAGTTCTATGTGCAGAGCAGAAAGCGGTTCCCCAAGGAAGGCAGGATCGTCACGACGTCGCGCGGTGAGGAGAAAGTTCTCGCCATAGACATCTTTCGCGAACAGCTGACGCTTCGCTCCGCTGAGGGAGAGACACGTGTCGTCGCGCTCGCCGATTTCAACCGCGAGATCGGCGGTGTGGCGGGCACGGCCGGCGAGCCGGAGACGGCGGTGTCCGACTCGCTGACGCAGGAAGAGGAGCAGACCGAGAACGGCTTCGACATCTCACCCGAGCTGATGTACACATCCGAGCACGAAGTGGCCACGGTGCGCGAGCTCATCGTTCTCGAATTGACGGATTCCGCAGAGTCAGGCGACGCGGTACCTCCGACAGGCATGGAGGAAGACGCGAACGCCGCGACGCGTGCCGGTGACCGGGATGATTCTGGTGCCAGGCGGCGGCGCGGGCGCAGGGGAGGTCGAAGAGGGAGAGGCGGCGAGCAGGGAGAACACTGA
- a CDS encoding acetyl-CoA carboxylase carboxyltransferase subunit alpha, which translates to MATSTQTLDFEKPIVELERQIDELKRLAGDRQMSVADEIVPLERKLAELREQIYRSLTPWQRVQVARNSRRPFTSELIELAFTDFIELHGDRAFRDDPAIVGGWARLDGETVMVMGQQRGRDTKELLKRNFGMPHPEGYRKALRLMKLAEKFHVPVITFIDTMGAWAGIGAEERGQSEAIARNLFEMSQLKVPIIATVIGEGGSGGALALGVADRVLMLENAVYSVISVEGCATILWKDGKSPEMREKAATALRITAPDLFELRVIDEIIPEPPGGAHTDHAATAKVLQETLNRHLEELRKFRPEKLVRRRRQRFLRLGQWTE; encoded by the coding sequence GTGGCGACTTCCACCCAAACGCTGGATTTCGAGAAGCCGATCGTAGAGTTGGAGAGGCAGATCGACGAGCTGAAGCGGCTCGCCGGCGATCGCCAGATGAGCGTCGCCGACGAAATCGTTCCCCTCGAGCGCAAGCTGGCCGAGCTGCGCGAGCAGATCTACCGCAGTCTCACGCCGTGGCAGCGCGTGCAGGTCGCGCGCAATTCGAGACGACCCTTCACGTCGGAGCTGATCGAGCTCGCATTCACCGATTTCATCGAGCTTCACGGAGACCGCGCGTTCCGCGACGACCCGGCGATCGTCGGCGGATGGGCGCGCCTCGACGGCGAGACGGTGATGGTGATGGGACAGCAGCGCGGCCGCGACACCAAGGAGCTGCTCAAGCGCAACTTCGGCATGCCGCACCCCGAAGGGTACCGCAAGGCGCTGCGCCTCATGAAGCTCGCCGAGAAGTTCCACGTGCCGGTGATAACGTTCATTGACACGATGGGAGCGTGGGCAGGGATCGGCGCCGAGGAGCGGGGGCAGTCGGAGGCCATCGCGCGTAATCTGTTCGAGATGAGCCAGCTCAAGGTGCCGATCATCGCGACGGTGATCGGCGAGGGCGGATCCGGCGGAGCGCTCGCGCTCGGAGTCGCCGACCGCGTGCTGATGCTCGAGAACGCGGTGTACTCGGTGATCAGCGTCGAGGGTTGCGCGACGATTCTCTGGAAGGACGGCAAGAGCCCCGAGATGCGCGAGAAGGCGGCGACCGCGCTCCGCATCACCGCTCCCGACCTGTTCGAGCTTCGCGTGATCGACGAGATAATCCCCGAGCCGCCGGGCGGCGCACACACGGACCACGCGGCGACGGCGAAAGTATTACAGGAGACCCTCAACCGGCATCTCGAGGAGCTGCGGAAGTTCCGCCCCGAGAAGCTGGTGCGGCGACGGAGGCAGAGATTCCTGCGGCTTGGCCAGTGGACCGAGTGA
- the dnaE gene encoding DNA polymerase III subunit alpha translates to MSFVHLHCHSEYSLLDGANRIDDLIARALEFEQPALAITDHGNLHGAWEFQEKARKAGIRPIIGMEAYVAPGDRRNKQREGNRKPYYHLVILARNATGYRNLVKLSSLAYTEGFYSRPRVDRELLARYNEGLVVSSACMAGEVASHLLTDNWDGAREAASWYANTFKDYYLEVQAHDTENQAELNRRVFMLAAELGLPVVATNDAHFLRREDHEAHDVLLCIGLGKDYASTDRMRYNEGLYFKNVDEIKAAFPDRPDVIENTLRIGEEAQIELSKKYQVPAFPLPEGASSENDLLVSLAEKGAHERYGEVLSPEVQDRLKYELDVITKTGYAGYFLIVADFIRAAREKDIPVGPGRGSAAGSVVAYCLRITNVCPLRFDLLFERFLNPERVSMPDIDVDFCFERRGEVIEYVREKYGRDSVGQIITFGTLKSRAAVKDVGRTLGFTPAETDALAKLIPNMPNYSLTVKEAIDKVPEVRKLYKEEERYRELLDFAIALEGLSRHAGVHAAGVVIAPGPLDEYVPICTQGSKGAGAGSEDAIVVTQYDMNALEKVGMLKMDFLGLTTLTIIKDALASIRARTGSAPDLDSLPLEDEETFRMLRAGKTAGVFQFESSLATDMLKSMRADRFDDLVASNALMRPGPLDAGMHKVYIRRKRGEEKVTFQLPELEEILNTTYGVITYQEQVMRIAQKLAGISLAEADVLRKAVGKKDAELIRAELGKFVEKAVARGYAREIIKDIAGQIQTFGRYGFNKSHSVAYSIISFHTAWLKAHYPADFMAALLSAMIGDTDSVVKYINEAREIGIELLPPDVNESGYKFTVIGEKRIRFGLGGIRNVGRSAIDSMLSAREKAPFKSIFDLAERVDLRVCNKRVFEALIQSGALDGLGGHRAQYMTVLDTALREASLQQEEAASGQVSMFGTPPAGSSREHVQQTLPNVAPWAESIRLAREKEILGFYTSGHPLEPFATECELFSTHKVADIGKWSSDPMALAVVVTAIKRQMSKRTGAEFARLTIEDFSGSTEVLVFPEKWSALSDQVKTDVPILMRGGYARRDQDADNPAFVVDSVTKLAELRANGQVMIAIELRNDPSRMPETMRELRSIVEAYPGTVPLEVQYSDGNGLRATLRSRSLTLAVNNTALGELRSLLGNDSVRLQRGSR, encoded by the coding sequence GTGTCCTTCGTACATCTCCACTGCCACTCCGAATACTCCCTCCTCGACGGCGCAAACCGGATCGATGACCTGATCGCGCGGGCGCTGGAGTTCGAGCAGCCCGCTCTCGCCATCACCGACCATGGCAACTTGCACGGCGCGTGGGAATTCCAGGAAAAGGCGCGCAAGGCCGGAATCAGGCCGATCATCGGGATGGAGGCCTACGTCGCCCCGGGCGACCGCCGCAACAAGCAGCGCGAGGGCAACCGCAAGCCGTACTACCACCTGGTTATCCTCGCCAGGAACGCCACCGGCTACCGGAACCTCGTGAAGCTCTCCTCGCTCGCTTACACGGAGGGGTTCTACTCCCGCCCGCGCGTGGACCGCGAGCTGCTCGCCCGCTACAACGAAGGATTAGTTGTCAGTTCGGCTTGCATGGCGGGAGAAGTGGCCTCCCATCTCCTCACCGACAACTGGGATGGGGCGCGCGAAGCCGCATCGTGGTACGCCAACACCTTCAAGGACTACTACCTCGAGGTGCAGGCGCACGACACGGAGAACCAGGCCGAGCTGAACCGGCGCGTATTCATGCTCGCCGCTGAGCTCGGTCTTCCAGTGGTCGCCACCAACGATGCGCATTTCCTCCGCCGTGAGGACCACGAAGCGCATGATGTCCTGCTCTGCATCGGGCTCGGAAAGGATTACGCATCCACCGACCGGATGCGGTACAACGAAGGGCTGTACTTCAAGAACGTGGACGAGATAAAGGCGGCGTTTCCCGACAGGCCGGACGTCATCGAGAACACGCTCAGGATCGGCGAGGAAGCACAGATTGAGCTGTCCAAGAAGTATCAGGTCCCCGCTTTCCCGCTCCCCGAGGGCGCGTCAAGCGAGAATGACCTGCTCGTCTCGCTGGCCGAGAAGGGCGCGCACGAGCGCTACGGCGAAGTGCTTTCCCCCGAGGTGCAGGATCGGCTGAAGTACGAGCTCGACGTCATCACCAAGACTGGTTACGCGGGCTATTTCCTCATCGTCGCCGACTTCATTCGCGCCGCACGCGAGAAGGACATCCCCGTCGGACCAGGCCGCGGATCAGCCGCCGGCTCGGTCGTCGCGTATTGTCTGCGCATCACCAACGTCTGTCCGCTCAGGTTCGATCTGCTTTTCGAACGCTTCCTGAATCCGGAGCGCGTGTCCATGCCCGACATAGACGTGGACTTCTGCTTCGAGCGGCGCGGCGAGGTGATCGAGTACGTGCGCGAGAAGTACGGCCGCGACTCGGTGGGACAGATCATCACCTTCGGAACGCTCAAGTCGCGCGCGGCGGTGAAGGACGTCGGACGCACGCTGGGATTCACCCCCGCCGAGACCGACGCGCTGGCGAAACTGATTCCGAACATGCCGAACTACTCGCTCACCGTGAAGGAGGCGATCGACAAGGTTCCGGAAGTACGCAAGCTCTATAAGGAAGAAGAGCGCTACCGCGAGCTGCTCGATTTCGCAATCGCGCTCGAAGGCCTCTCTCGGCATGCGGGCGTCCATGCGGCCGGCGTCGTCATCGCGCCGGGCCCTCTCGACGAGTACGTGCCGATCTGCACGCAGGGCTCGAAGGGAGCTGGCGCGGGAAGCGAAGACGCCATCGTCGTCACACAGTACGACATGAACGCGCTCGAGAAGGTGGGGATGCTCAAGATGGACTTCCTCGGCCTCACGACGCTCACGATCATCAAGGACGCGCTGGCGTCTATCCGTGCGCGGACCGGCAGTGCGCCCGACCTCGACTCGCTTCCGCTCGAGGACGAGGAGACATTCCGCATGCTCCGCGCGGGGAAGACCGCGGGAGTATTCCAGTTCGAGTCCAGCCTCGCCACGGACATGTTGAAGAGCATGCGCGCGGACAGATTCGACGATCTCGTCGCGTCCAACGCGTTGATGCGGCCGGGCCCGCTCGATGCGGGCATGCACAAGGTGTACATCCGGAGGAAGAGGGGCGAGGAGAAGGTCACCTTTCAGCTGCCCGAGCTGGAGGAGATCCTCAACACGACGTACGGGGTCATCACCTATCAGGAGCAGGTGATGAGGATCGCGCAGAAGCTGGCGGGCATCTCGCTCGCCGAAGCGGACGTGCTGAGAAAGGCCGTGGGAAAGAAGGATGCCGAGCTCATTCGCGCAGAGCTGGGCAAGTTCGTCGAGAAGGCCGTCGCGCGCGGCTACGCCCGGGAGATCATCAAGGACATCGCCGGGCAGATCCAGACGTTCGGCCGCTACGGCTTCAACAAGTCGCACTCGGTTGCGTACTCGATCATCTCGTTCCACACGGCCTGGCTCAAGGCGCACTATCCGGCCGACTTCATGGCGGCGCTTCTCTCGGCGATGATCGGCGACACTGACAGCGTCGTCAAGTACATCAACGAAGCGCGCGAGATCGGCATCGAGCTGCTGCCGCCGGACGTGAACGAATCGGGCTACAAATTCACCGTCATCGGCGAGAAGCGGATTCGCTTCGGCCTCGGTGGAATCCGCAATGTCGGCAGGTCAGCGATCGATTCGATGCTGTCCGCACGGGAGAAAGCGCCGTTCAAGTCCATCTTCGATCTGGCGGAGCGCGTCGATCTCCGCGTCTGTAACAAGCGGGTATTCGAGGCGCTCATCCAGTCGGGCGCACTCGACGGGCTGGGCGGGCATCGCGCGCAGTACATGACCGTGCTCGACACCGCGCTCCGCGAGGCGTCGCTGCAGCAGGAAGAGGCGGCGTCGGGACAGGTGTCCATGTTCGGCACTCCACCGGCGGGCTCATCGCGCGAGCATGTGCAGCAGACGCTCCCCAACGTCGCTCCGTGGGCGGAATCAATCCGCCTGGCGCGCGAGAAGGAGATCCTCGGCTTCTACACTTCGGGTCATCCGCTCGAGCCGTTCGCGACGGAATGCGAGCTCTTCTCGACGCACAAGGTCGCGGACATCGGAAAGTGGAGTTCCGACCCCATGGCGCTGGCGGTCGTCGTGACGGCGATCAAGCGTCAGATGAGCAAGCGCACGGGCGCGGAGTTCGCCCGGCTTACGATCGAGGATTTTTCGGGATCGACGGAAGTTCTCGTGTTCCCCGAGAAATGGTCAGCGCTCTCCGACCAGGTGAAGACCGATGTGCCGATTCTCATGCGCGGCGGCTACGCGCGGCGGGATCAGGACGCCGACAATCCTGCGTTCGTCGTGGACTCGGTGACGAAGCTGGCCGAGCTGCGCGCCAACGGCCAGGTGATGATCGCGATCGAGTTGCGCAACGATCCGTCGCGCATGCCGGAGACGATGCGCGAGCTGCGTTCCATAGTGGAAGCCTATCCCGGCACGGTTCCGCTCGAGGTGCAGTACTCGGACGGCAACGGGTTGCGGGCGACACTCCGTTCCCGCAGTTTGACACTTGCCGTCAACAACACCGCGCTCGGCGAGCTGCGATCGCTGCTCGGGAACGACTCTGTGCGCCTGCAACGCGGGAGCAGATAG
- a CDS encoding SusC/RagA family TonB-linked outer membrane protein, with product MKRLFRSTRFLAWSLAVLAGVSPALAQGQGAVITGRVTSRDGDPIRGANVYINDLQISVGSNETGNYTISIPQARLSGQSVNLRVRAIGYTPDVKQITLTAGSQTASFTLRRDVNRLAEVVVTGVTGATEQTKVPFAVARVDAEELEKVPSANPLAALSGKVAGLNIVAASGRPGAPPSVMLRAPTSIATSGTGASPLYIVDGVVLSDQLANTGGGGLASINVQDIASIEIVKGAAGSSLYGSRAARGVIAITTKSGKGMAEGIRFGTRTEYGTSNIEHKFKLSQSHAYRLDETGTRFCINVTGFAGTSCARSINYQAEVARINNYGDVFALSPVGSFPVDPGSTLSKTTAGNPLRNVFENERWPGTNYDKIGQFADPKPFWQQNVDMRGRSGNTSFYASANAYNEGGAIKYLDGFQRQSGRLNLDHTKGDWTLGLTSYFAKDRKDGFVQEDGGGAFFRLTRQIPIANLDARDDFGRLYIRPNLGGGGTQNYNPMYYLENFRDIANTSRFLGSANAQWRPLTWAEMDFNFSYDGADVAYQQFRDKNFRSTAGPSTSFNQGTLVKRAETQHQYNTGSNLILRKTFLSDLNTRATFRYGYENQLYDYRRGEGTTLAAVGVPNLNNVGADVSITSGTQRVKSIGYFGGLDMDWKDRYVVGGLVRRDGSSLFGSANRWSTWARGSVAWRVSQEPWWFLPQMNELKLRASRGTAGNRPVFAAQFETYSLANGVLGGAATIGNKDLKPETVQETELGADAEIFNRIGLGFTWARTKATDQILVVPLATFNGASQQYQNAGQLDGQTYEASVNIPVLIGKDLNYSIRGTYDRSWATITKLLVPPYTFGSSAQGTDKLFFAREGEKYGTFYGRVFMTSCGQLPIALQASCGAGQDFQKNKEGYIVYAGAGNSPSDGITKNLWQSSLSKKSGYYTSKAGGETGKLNPSVDVNWGMPMVLRDSTGQAITSPLGNALPKYRFGIAQTFSFKRLTAYALIDAAIGRSVYNQGRGWAHLDFLSGDQDQAGKNVEDAKPLGYYYRVGLPDNGAGIGGFYDVLGPNSRFVEDASYKKLREASIGFHIGSVPGINGDWTASVVGHNLKTWTKYTGFDPEVGFGAVSGTGGNQANSSGSALINAVDAFQFPNTRTFTFSLSTSF from the coding sequence ATGAAGAGACTATTCCGTTCTACAAGATTCCTCGCCTGGTCTCTGGCGGTGCTGGCGGGCGTGAGCCCGGCGCTGGCACAGGGGCAGGGGGCGGTAATCACGGGTCGGGTTACCTCCAGGGACGGCGATCCTATCCGGGGAGCGAATGTTTACATCAACGACCTGCAGATCTCGGTCGGTAGCAACGAAACCGGCAACTATACCATCAGCATCCCGCAGGCGCGTCTCAGCGGACAGTCGGTCAATCTGCGGGTACGTGCGATCGGGTATACGCCGGATGTAAAGCAGATCACGCTGACCGCCGGCTCGCAGACTGCGAGCTTTACGCTTCGCCGTGATGTGAACCGCCTGGCGGAAGTGGTGGTGACGGGCGTGACCGGCGCCACGGAGCAGACCAAGGTTCCTTTCGCGGTCGCGCGCGTTGACGCGGAGGAGCTCGAGAAGGTTCCGTCGGCCAACCCGCTGGCGGCGCTTTCCGGCAAGGTGGCTGGTTTGAACATCGTTGCGGCTTCCGGCCGCCCTGGCGCGCCTCCTTCGGTGATGCTTCGCGCGCCGACATCTATCGCGACATCGGGGACGGGCGCGAGTCCGCTGTACATCGTCGACGGGGTTGTGCTCAGCGACCAGCTGGCGAACACCGGTGGTGGCGGTCTCGCCAGCATCAACGTCCAGGATATCGCGAGCATCGAAATCGTGAAAGGCGCAGCCGGATCGTCGTTGTATGGCTCGCGCGCGGCACGTGGCGTGATCGCGATCACCACCAAATCCGGAAAGGGGATGGCCGAGGGCATTCGCTTCGGCACTCGCACCGAGTACGGCACCAGCAACATCGAGCACAAGTTCAAGCTCTCCCAGTCGCACGCGTACCGGCTGGACGAGACAGGAACCCGTTTCTGCATAAACGTCACGGGATTCGCCGGCACATCGTGCGCCCGGTCGATCAACTATCAGGCTGAAGTGGCCCGCATCAACAACTATGGCGACGTCTTCGCGCTGTCGCCTGTGGGTTCGTTCCCGGTTGATCCGGGTTCGACTCTGTCGAAGACGACGGCCGGGAACCCCCTCCGCAACGTTTTCGAGAATGAGCGGTGGCCGGGGACCAACTATGACAAGATCGGGCAGTTTGCCGATCCCAAGCCGTTCTGGCAGCAGAACGTCGACATGCGCGGCCGCAGCGGAAACACGTCCTTTTATGCCAGCGCCAACGCATATAACGAAGGCGGGGCCATCAAGTACCTCGACGGTTTCCAGCGTCAGAGCGGGCGCCTGAATCTCGACCACACGAAGGGCGACTGGACGCTCGGTCTTACAAGCTACTTTGCGAAAGACCGCAAGGACGGATTCGTTCAGGAGGATGGCGGCGGAGCCTTTTTCCGGCTGACTCGCCAGATCCCGATTGCGAATCTGGATGCGCGCGACGATTTCGGCCGTCTTTACATCCGGCCGAATCTTGGCGGCGGCGGTACTCAGAACTACAACCCGATGTACTACCTCGAGAATTTCCGGGACATCGCGAACACCTCCCGGTTCCTCGGCAGCGCCAACGCGCAGTGGCGGCCGCTCACGTGGGCGGAGATGGACTTCAACTTCAGCTACGACGGGGCTGATGTCGCGTACCAGCAGTTCCGCGACAAGAATTTCAGATCGACTGCCGGTCCGTCGACCTCCTTCAACCAGGGCACGCTAGTTAAGCGGGCAGAGACTCAGCATCAGTACAACACCGGATCGAACCTCATCCTCCGGAAGACCTTCCTGAGCGATCTCAACACGCGCGCGACCTTCCGCTACGGCTATGAGAATCAGCTGTACGACTATCGCCGCGGCGAAGGTACGACGCTCGCGGCCGTCGGCGTGCCGAACCTGAATAACGTCGGAGCCGATGTTTCCATCACGTCGGGCACCCAGCGCGTGAAGAGTATCGGTTACTTCGGCGGCCTCGACATGGACTGGAAGGACAGGTACGTCGTCGGGGGCCTCGTTCGGCGTGACGGCAGCTCTCTGTTCGGATCGGCGAACAGGTGGAGCACGTGGGCGCGCGGCTCGGTCGCGTGGAGAGTTTCGCAGGAGCCCTGGTGGTTCCTGCCGCAGATGAACGAGCTCAAGCTTCGCGCATCGCGCGGTACAGCGGGCAACCGTCCCGTGTTTGCCGCCCAGTTCGAAACCTACAGCCTGGCGAACGGTGTCCTCGGTGGCGCCGCCACGATCGGTAACAAGGATCTCAAGCCGGAGACGGTACAGGAGACCGAACTTGGCGCCGACGCGGAAATTTTCAATCGCATTGGCCTTGGGTTCACCTGGGCCAGGACCAAGGCGACAGACCAGATACTCGTGGTGCCGCTGGCGACGTTCAATGGTGCATCACAGCAGTATCAGAACGCTGGCCAGCTCGACGGCCAGACGTATGAGGCGTCTGTAAACATACCGGTTCTCATTGGAAAGGATCTCAACTATTCCATCCGTGGCACCTATGACCGGTCGTGGGCGACGATCACCAAGCTGCTCGTGCCGCCGTACACGTTTGGCTCAAGCGCTCAGGGGACGGACAAGCTCTTTTTCGCACGCGAAGGCGAGAAGTATGGCACGTTCTATGGCCGGGTCTTCATGACCAGTTGCGGCCAGCTTCCGATCGCGCTTCAGGCGTCGTGCGGAGCGGGCCAGGATTTCCAGAAGAACAAGGAGGGCTACATCGTCTACGCCGGCGCCGGAAACTCGCCGTCGGACGGTATCACGAAGAACCTCTGGCAGTCCTCGCTATCCAAGAAATCGGGCTACTACACTTCAAAGGCGGGTGGCGAAACCGGAAAGCTGAATCCATCGGTTGACGTGAACTGGGGAATGCCGATGGTGCTCCGGGATTCGACTGGCCAAGCGATCACCTCGCCGCTCGGCAACGCGCTGCCGAAGTATCGTTTCGGAATCGCGCAGACGTTCTCGTTCAAGCGCCTGACGGCGTATGCCCTGATCGACGCGGCCATCGGGCGCAGTGTTTACAATCAGGGACGTGGCTGGGCGCACCTCGACTTCCTGTCCGGCGACCAGGACCAGGCCGGCAAGAACGTCGAAGACGCGAAGCCCCTCGGCTACTACTACCGTGTCGGTCTTCCGGATAACGGTGCCGGAATCGGCGGTTTCTATGACGTGCTTGGCCCGAATTCCAGGTTCGTCGAAGATGCCAGCTACAAGAAGCTTCGCGAGGCCAGCATTGGCTTCCATATCGGGAGCGTCCCCGGCATCAACGGCGATTGGACCGCGTCGGTGGTCGGGCACAATCTCAAGACGTGGACCAAGTACACGGGCTTCGATCCTGAAGTCGGGTTCGGTGCCGTGAGCGGTACTGGCGGGAATCAGGCCAACTCTTCGGGTTCCGCTCTCATCAACGCAGTAGACGCGTTCCAGTTCCCCAACACGCGGACGTTCACATTCTCGCTGTCCACCAGTTTCTAA
- a CDS encoding DUF4397 domain-containing protein yields MQFSRAFLLGLAVSAVAACSSDPVSKEVAPEPSAAIRWVNAVADTVPMDYRIIDYPSNASEPNLAFQANSGRWRIVPAGSHKVKAFFTNTTAAGDGVSIVSQVIDEATFSLEANKKYTILHYGFAKAGASPQRRLILIEDVVPTVPAGQVAIRVINAAPALGTVNVFTNLGTAVGGPATGTAAFANVAAGAVTQWVNFPAASAPNTYRVTATAPGSTAPLADALASVGAAAVAASATTGALDAVPGTRQATSAITVVIFGRRVAYVLTTPTGGTSAVAATTTGAVGMLPDVWPTRISP; encoded by the coding sequence ATGCAATTTTCCCGTGCATTCTTGTTGGGGCTCGCTGTTTCCGCTGTCGCGGCGTGCAGCTCCGATCCTGTTTCGAAGGAAGTAGCGCCTGAGCCGTCTGCCGCGATTCGCTGGGTAAACGCGGTGGCCGATACAGTTCCAATGGACTATAGGATCATCGATTACCCGTCCAATGCCTCCGAACCCAACCTGGCCTTCCAAGCCAACAGCGGGCGCTGGCGGATAGTTCCCGCCGGGTCGCACAAGGTTAAGGCGTTCTTCACCAATACGACTGCGGCCGGCGATGGCGTTTCAATCGTCTCACAGGTGATTGATGAGGCCACGTTCAGCCTCGAGGCGAACAAGAAGTACACGATTCTTCACTACGGTTTCGCCAAGGCCGGAGCGTCGCCTCAACGGCGGTTAATCCTCATCGAGGACGTTGTTCCGACTGTGCCGGCTGGTCAGGTCGCCATCCGCGTGATAAACGCCGCGCCCGCTCTTGGCACGGTGAATGTCTTCACAAACCTTGGAACCGCGGTCGGCGGACCGGCCACAGGTACCGCCGCATTCGCGAACGTTGCCGCAGGAGCTGTAACACAGTGGGTCAATTTCCCAGCGGCGTCCGCGCCCAATACTTACCGGGTGACTGCGACGGCGCCTGGCTCGACCGCCCCGCTCGCCGATGCACTCGCCTCAGTTGGGGCTGCGGCCGTAGCGGCGTCGGCCACGACCGGGGCGCTCGATGCGGTTCCGGGTACCCGGCAGGCTACTTCCGCCATCACGGTCGTGATCTTTGGGCGACGCGTGGCGTACGTTCTTACCACGCCGACGGGTGGAACCAGCGCCGTCGCGGCCACGACGACGGGTGCAGTCGGTATGCTGCCCGATGTATGGCCGACGCGTATCAGTCCCTGA
- a CDS encoding carboxypeptidase-like regulatory domain-containing protein encodes MRIAGARGAFLGAFILAGAPGKSDARQLQATSSGLSGIVVDSLDSPVQYALVTVGNSNRRATADEDGRFRLRGLSTGKTLFQVRRIGYDPVFFEVELPEAATVEVRVRMRETVRDLAPVEISDVREPLRRVGFYERMAAGNGYFITPEYLERIRPVRASDAFANIPNLVVDRRGNRSRLVTANYRCEYAVVIDQVLVGEPGSRVRTTSPDDLVSANDLYAIEVYPRNRGVPARFLGMSHEDGCGTVVIWTKGMIPR; translated from the coding sequence GTGCGCATTGCCGGCGCGCGTGGCGCTTTTTTAGGGGCCTTTATTCTTGCCGGCGCCCCCGGAAAGTCGGACGCGCGGCAGCTGCAGGCCACGAGTTCCGGATTGAGCGGGATCGTTGTTGACTCGCTCGACAGCCCGGTGCAGTACGCGCTCGTCACCGTTGGAAACAGCAACAGACGCGCGACCGCCGACGAAGATGGGCGATTCCGCCTGAGGGGTCTCAGCACCGGAAAGACTCTCTTCCAGGTGCGCCGGATCGGGTACGATCCGGTATTCTTCGAAGTCGAGCTGCCTGAGGCCGCCACTGTCGAAGTGCGGGTGCGGATGCGCGAGACCGTTCGCGATCTGGCACCGGTCGAGATTTCTGACGTCAGGGAGCCCCTTCGCCGCGTCGGGTTCTACGAGCGAATGGCCGCCGGGAACGGTTATTTCATCACCCCCGAATACCTCGAGCGCATACGGCCAGTGCGCGCGTCAGACGCATTCGCAAACATTCCGAATCTCGTCGTGGACAGGCGCGGGAATCGCAGCCGCCTCGTGACAGCCAATTACAGATGCGAGTATGCAGTTGTCATAGACCAGGTGCTTGTAGGCGAACCCGGCTCGCGGGTCCGTACCACCTCGCCCGATGATCTTGTTTCCGCGAACGATCTGTACGCCATCGAGGTTTATCCCAGGAACCGCGGCGTGCCGGCGCGATTTCTCGGTATGTCTCACGAAGATGGTTGTGGGACAGTCGTGATCTGGACCAAGGGAATGATTCCCCGGTAA